GGAGGACGAATATCTTCCCGTCGCCCTTCTCGCCGGTGTTGGCGGCCTCGCTGATGGCCTCGACGACGTCCTCGGCGGGGATGTCGGCGACGACACACTCGACTT
This window of the Salinigranum halophilum genome carries:
- a CDS encoding P-II family nitrogen regulator, whose protein sequence is VECVVADIPAEDVVEAISEAANTGEKGDGKIFVLPVSDAVQIRTGKRGPEAV